The DNA window GCAGTCCGGCCGCATCGGCCTTGTCGGCCCCCAGATCCAGAGTGCGGATGGTGACCGGGGCGCCGCCCATGCCAAGTACCAGATCGCGATAGGCGATGAACTGCTCTTCTTCGGTGGGCAGCTGCTTGTGGCGCATGAACAGGAATTCGGAGCGGTACAGACCGATGCCATCCGCGCCGTCTCGACGTGCCCTGGCGACGTCATCGCCCAGCTCGGCATTGGCATACAGATGGATCTCGACGCCGTCGGCCGTCCGGCTGGGGGCCTGGGCCAAGGCGGCGAGACTTCGGCCACGCCCTTGCTGGCTCCGTTGCCAGCGGCGGTAGCGGGCCAGATCTGTCGGCTCGGGATGCACGATGGCGCAGCCCTGTTCGGCATCCAGCAGGATCAGGTCGTCGTCATGGATACTCGACAGCGCATCCAGGGTGCCGACCAGCATCGGCAGGTTCAGGCTTCGGGCCAGAATGGCGCTGTGGGAGTAGGTGCTGCCTGTCGCGGCGACAATGCCCAGCAGCCCGGCCTGGGCCCATTGGGCCATGTCCGACGGGGCGACCATATCGGCCACCAGAATCTCCCCGACCCGGGCGGCCAGCCGGCGTTCGGCCGCCGTGGTCTGACGTTGCAAGGCCGACATCACGCGACCGACGACCTGGTCGATGTCCTCGCGGCGGCTGCGCATATAGGGGTCGTTCATGGCATCGAAGATGCCGGCCAGGCGGTCCCGCTGCTTCTTCAGGGCGGCATCGGCGCGGTAATGGCCCACCCGGATCAATTCATCCAGACCGCGCAGCAGCTCGCCGTCGCTGAGCATGAGGCAGTGCGCGTCAATGAATTCGTTGACTTCGGCGGCCAGAACGCCATGCAGACGGCCGCGCAGATCTTTCAGTTCCTGGCGGGCGACTTCCAGTGCCTGATGCAGGCGGGCAAGCTCGGCCTCGACCTCGTGGCTGGCCAGCGGTCGCTGGTCAATCGCATGCTGGGTCGCCGCGACCAGCCGGGCCCGGCCCAGCGTCATGCCAGGCGCGGCACGGATGCCTTGCAGCTGGATTCTCATGCCCCCTCGTCGAACTTGCGCTCGAACAGGGCGACCACCGCGGCCAGGGCCTCTTGCTCATCGTTGCCGGTGGCCCGGATGGTCAACGGCGTACCGATGCCGGCGGCCAGCATCATCACACCCATGATGCTTTGCGCGTTGACTTCGCGTTCGCCGCTGATCAGGTGGATGGTCGACTGATATTTCTGTGCCAGCTGGACCAGCTTGGCCGAGGCACGGGCATGCAGACCGAGCCGGTTGGAGACCACAATATCTTGTTCAAGCATGATCGATGAATATACCTCCGCGACCACCGCTGGCCGCGATTTCAGCCAGCTCGTCCAGCGGTCGTTCCGCGTAGTTGAGCACCCGCAGCAACATCGGAAGATTGAGGCCCGATACGCAGCGCAGACGCACGCCCAGACTGCTCAGCGACAGTCCGATATTGCAGGGCGTGGCACCATACAGGTCGGACAACGCCAGCACGCCATCGCCTTCGTCCAGCGCGCGGGCATGGGTGGCGGTGAGGTCGCGCATGACGTCGGGATCGGCACAGGGGGGGACCTCCACGGCGTCGATGTGCAGGGGCAGGCTGGGCAGCACGTGCTGCACCGCCGTGACCAACGCACTGCCTACCGCTTCATGCGTCAGCAACAGCACGCCGACACTCATGTCGGCTGACCGTCAAATGACTTGGGGCTTGGGTTCATTCAATTTCTCGGTGGAAGCTCACCACGTTGCCGTAGTGCGCACGATAATGCGCCGCGAGTTTTTCTACCAGATAGACCGAGCGATGACGGCCGCCGGTGCAGCCGATCGATACGGTCAGATAGCTGCGGTCATCTTTCTGGAACTGCGGCAGCCAGCTGTCCAGCCAGCGCGAGGTATCGGCAAAATACTGCTGGACCATCGGTTCCTGGTCCAGATACTCACGTACCGGCGAGTCGCGGCCCGACAGCGGGCGCAGGGCCGGCTGCCAGTGCGGATTGGGCAGGCAGCGGGCATCGAAGACAAAGTCGGCATCCAGCGGCAGGCCGCGCTTGAAGGCGAAGGACTCGAACATCAGTGTGAAGCCGTCCCTGCGGGCAGCATAGCTGGTCGCCACCAGGCGCCGCAGCTGATGCACATTCAGGTCGCTGGAATCGATCACCCGCTCGGCCAGTGCCACCAGAGGCTTCAGTCGCTGCCGTTCCTCGGCGATGGCTTCGGCCAGCGAGCGGCCCGGCACACCCAGCGGATGCCGGCGGCGGGTTTCGGAAAAACGCTTGATCAGGACTTCGTCGCGACAGTCCAGAAACACCAGATGCAACTGGACGCCACGGGCGGCCAGCGCGGACAGGATGGAGGGCATGCGCTGCAGTTCGTCATTGCGGTTGCGCACGTCGATGCCGACCGCGATCTGGCGGATGGCACTGCTTCGGTCCTCGGCATCGACGGTGGCGACCAGATCCGGCAGCAGGCCGGCCGGCAGATTGTCGACGCAGTAGAAACCCAGATCCTCCAGGGCCCGCAGCACCACGGTCTTGCCGCCGCCGGACAGGCCGGACAACAGGATCAGACGGATCTCGTCGTTGGCGGGCGGCGGGGTGTCGCTGAAAACGGGATTTACCATGTGCGCAGCCTCCGCATCTGGTGGGCTTGCCTGTCAATGAAGGTCTGGGCCGGGTCGATGCCCTTGCTGCGCAGAACGTGATTGCGTACGGCCGCCTCGACCATCACGCCGAGATTGCGTCCGGGGGCCACTGGCAAGGTAATCATCGGGACCGGAACCTCGAAGAGTTCGCGATGACCGACATCGCCGGTCAGGCGGGTCATCGGATCACCGTCCCCATCCAGCTGCAATGGCTTGAGATGAATGATCAGACGCAGGTACTTGCTGGTCTTCACGGCGACATGACCGAACATCTCGCGGATGTTGAGCACCCCGAGTCCGCGGACCTCCAGAAGGTCCTGCAGCAGCTCGGGACAGCTGCCGTCAATCACGTCGGGCGCGATCAGGGTGAATTCGGTGGCATCATCGGCAACCAGGCGGTGACCTCGACTGATCAGCTCCAGCGCCAGTTCGCTCTTGCCCGATCCGGCCTCGCCAGTGATCAGCACGCCATTGGAAAAGACTTCCAGAAAGACACCGTGCAGCGTGATCCTCGGCGCCAGCTGGCGGGCAAGATGATAATGCAGCCAGGTCAGCAGTTCGTGGCCGCGCTTGGAGCTGAGCCACAAGGGGGTGTGGCTGGCTTCGGCCAGCTGAAGCAGATCCTCGGGGATGCGCTGGTTCTTGCTGACGATCAGCGCCACCGGATCCGAGATCGCAATGCTGGCCAGTGTCTGTTCGCGTTGAGCGGGACTGAGCTGGCCCAGATAGTGCAGCTCTTCGGTGCCGATGATCTGGATCTTGTTCGGATAGATGATGTTGAGATAACCGACCAGCGACGGGCGTCGCGACTTGGTCAGTCTCGGTTCGAGTCGGCGGGCCTCGCCTTGCCGGCCGGCCTCCCACCGCAAATCCAGGCGCTCGTGCACGCCGTCGAACAACTGCCTTGCGCTGAGCCGATCCAAGCAACCTCCATCCGGAACGGATGGCGGATGCCATCCCTGAACGATCTATTCAGTTCGTAGTGTGCCACAGCGCGGATCCCGGGTGCAGACGTGGCCGCAGTCCGCTACAGGGCTGCGGCCACGGGGTGCAGGCTCAGCTGCTCAGACGCTCCTTGCGGACTTCCATGGCATGCTTGTCGTAGACCTTTCCATGATATTTGCGCAGCTGCCCGACCAGACGGTCGAACAGGCGGTCGATCGAACCGTAGAGATTGGACTCCACGGCTTCGGCACGGAGGGTCGTGCCAGCGACGGCAAGTGTGGCGTCGGCGCGTTGCTCGCGTTTGGATACGGAAAGGACCACGGCGAGATTGGTGGTCTTCTTGTAGGTACGATTCAAACGATCAATCTTGCCGAGGACGTGTGCGCGTAGTGCCTCGGTGACGGCGAGCTGTTGGCCGCTGATCTGTACTTGCATGAGTCGCCTCCTGAGAGAGTGCCGCATTGCGCGGATCTGTTTAAGAGTCAATGCGTCGGCAGAAGCTTGTCCACGCATTGATGGACTTGCCAGGGTCGTGCAGGGTGTTTTTGGGTGGCTGAACCTCCGTGACAGTTTGATGACCTAGTGATAGCACATCATCCGGCACGTTGTCTCTGGCTTGAACTGGGGATGCGCAAAATGTCACGGTACTTGGCCACCGTACGGCGTGCGAGCTGAATGCCCTGGTCATGGAAGCGATCGGCAATAGCTTGATCTGAAAGAGGTTTTTTGGGGTTTTCCGCGTCCACCAGCTTGCGCAACAGAGCTTGAATGGCGATCGCGGAAGCTCCATCGCCGGTTTCGGTGGTGATCCGGCTGGAGAAAAAATGCTTGAACTCGAACAGCCCGCGAGGGGTATGCATGTACTTGTGACTGGTCACCCGCGAAATGGTCGATTCATGCATGTCGACCTCTTCGGCGATTTCCCGCAGCACCAGCGGTTGCATGCCTTCAGGGCCGTGCTCCAGAAAGCCGCGCTGCCTCTGGACAATCGCGGAGGCCACCTTCAGCAGCGTCTGGCTGCGGGCTTCCAGGCTCTTCAGCAACCAGCGGGCCTCCTGCAGCTGGCCGCGCATCCAGCTGGCGTCATGGCCGCGGGTCTCGGCCATTAGCTGGCAGTAATACTGGTTGATCCGCAACGGGGGCTGGGCACCCGGATTCAGGCTGACCTGCCATTCACCGCTGGCGCGGCGCTGGACATAGACGTCCGGGGCTATGTATTCCACCGGTGCCTGGTCATAGCCGGCGCCGGGCTGCGGGTCGAGGCGACGGATCAGCTGAGCGGCGGCCTCGATCTCCTGCGGCGGTCGCTGCAGAAGGCGAGCCAGCTGCGACACGTCGTGACGGGCCAGCAAGTCCAGATGGGACTGGATGATGGCCAGCGCCAGATCGCCGGCCGGGTCCTGCTCGTGCAGTGTCCGGATCTGGCTGCCCAGGCAGTCCTGCAGGTCCAGACTGGCGACACCGACCGGATCGAATTGCTGCAGCCGGCGGCGGATGGCCTCGACTTCCTCCGGCTGCACG is part of the Frateuria aurantia DSM 6220 genome and encodes:
- the ptsP gene encoding phosphoenolpyruvate--protein phosphotransferase — its product is MRIQLQGIRAAPGMTLGRARLVAATQHAIDQRPLASHEVEAELARLHQALEVARQELKDLRGRLHGVLAAEVNEFIDAHCLMLSDGELLRGLDELIRVGHYRADAALKKQRDRLAGIFDAMNDPYMRSRREDIDQVVGRVMSALQRQTTAAERRLAARVGEILVADMVAPSDMAQWAQAGLLGIVAATGSTYSHSAILARSLNLPMLVGTLDALSSIHDDDLILLDAEQGCAIVHPEPTDLARYRRWQRSQQGRGRSLAALAQAPSRTADGVEIHLYANAELGDDVARARRDGADGIGLYRSEFLFMRHKQLPTEEEQFIAYRDLVLGMGGAPVTIRTLDLGADKADAAGLLVRREENPALGVRGIRLALRFPAVFGTQIRAILRAACYGPVRVLVPMVTQSDELIAVRALFNMAREELQREGIDLPERLPLGAMIEVPAAAINVRALLDHADFLAIGSNDLTQYVLAADRDNDALGNLYTPLQPALLRLLAFVIHTCRKVGKPVSLCGEIGGDVHFTALLLALGLSEFSMHPSQLLPVRERLSQLDRSVLLRQAPRLLRAYTYEDVEQVLASMTESASCRPQTDAPSA
- a CDS encoding HPr family phosphocarrier protein is translated as MLEQDIVVSNRLGLHARASAKLVQLAQKYQSTIHLISGEREVNAQSIMGVMMLAAGIGTPLTIRATGNDEQEALAAVVALFERKFDEGA
- a CDS encoding PTS sugar transporter subunit IIA, with product MSVGVLLLTHEAVGSALVTAVQHVLPSLPLHIDAVEVPPCADPDVMRDLTATHARALDEGDGVLALSDLYGATPCNIGLSLSSLGVRLRCVSGLNLPMLLRVLNYAERPLDELAEIAASGGRGGIFIDHA
- the rapZ gene encoding RNase adapter RapZ; this translates as MVNPVFSDTPPPANDEIRLILLSGLSGGGKTVVLRALEDLGFYCVDNLPAGLLPDLVATVDAEDRSSAIRQIAVGIDVRNRNDELQRMPSILSALAARGVQLHLVFLDCRDEVLIKRFSETRRRHPLGVPGRSLAEAIAEERQRLKPLVALAERVIDSSDLNVHQLRRLVATSYAARRDGFTLMFESFAFKRGLPLDADFVFDARCLPNPHWQPALRPLSGRDSPVREYLDQEPMVQQYFADTSRWLDSWLPQFQKDDRSYLTVSIGCTGGRHRSVYLVEKLAAHYRAHYGNVVSFHREIE
- the hprK gene encoding HPr(Ser) kinase/phosphatase, with the translated sequence MDRLSARQLFDGVHERLDLRWEAGRQGEARRLEPRLTKSRRPSLVGYLNIIYPNKIQIIGTEELHYLGQLSPAQREQTLASIAISDPVALIVSKNQRIPEDLLQLAEASHTPLWLSSKRGHELLTWLHYHLARQLAPRITLHGVFLEVFSNGVLITGEAGSGKSELALELISRGHRLVADDATEFTLIAPDVIDGSCPELLQDLLEVRGLGVLNIREMFGHVAVKTSKYLRLIIHLKPLQLDGDGDPMTRLTGDVGHRELFEVPVPMITLPVAPGRNLGVMVEAAVRNHVLRSKGIDPAQTFIDRQAHQMRRLRTW
- the hpf gene encoding ribosome hibernation-promoting factor, HPF/YfiA family; amino-acid sequence: MQVQISGQQLAVTEALRAHVLGKIDRLNRTYKKTTNLAVVLSVSKREQRADATLAVAGTTLRAEAVESNLYGSIDRLFDRLVGQLRKYHGKVYDKHAMEVRKERLSS
- a CDS encoding RNA polymerase factor sigma-54; the protein is MKPTLQLKFSQQLALTPQLQQAIRLLQLSQLELVAELRQLAESNPMLELDEDDHSPAGDAEADTNEPAAEAGAEAAEAYAEADIGLTGGDEPESMEWAGDSSADQPIDFSMADAGYSAGPSGEGFEAQDASPDSLQDHLRWQLNLSAFAPRDQIIALALIDAVDARGYLEGPLSDVTAAIPAAAAVQPEEVEAIRRRLQQFDPVGVASLDLQDCLGSQIRTLHEQDPAGDLALAIIQSHLDLLARHDVSQLARLLQRPPQEIEAAAQLIRRLDPQPGAGYDQAPVEYIAPDVYVQRRASGEWQVSLNPGAQPPLRINQYYCQLMAETRGHDASWMRGQLQEARWLLKSLEARSQTLLKVASAIVQRQRGFLEHGPEGMQPLVLREIAEEVDMHESTISRVTSHKYMHTPRGLFEFKHFFSSRITTETGDGASAIAIQALLRKLVDAENPKKPLSDQAIADRFHDQGIQLARRTVAKYRDILRIPSSSQRQRAG